The DNA segment TTACCGAGGTTACAATGCCTATTATACAAGAATGGAGCATGGAGCTACAAGGTATTATAATGAAGTATCAAGGATAGTTTTTGCTATACCTATTAAAATAAAAAACCACGCCTTAGCGTGGTTTTTTATTTTATAGCTAATTTAGCTAAATAATCATAGTGTTCACCTTCCATGACCAGTTCGCATTCTAGTCCGTTGGCATGAGCTGCATTTTGCAAAGTGTTATAATCAATATACATCCAGTTAAAAGGAGCTTCTTTATCCCCTTTATAACCTATGTTAAAAACTACTTCGCCATAATATTCATTATCAGTAGGTATCCATTTACCGCCATCTTCATCTTCGTCAAACATATATATAATATCAGATGAATCGAGAAGTATTTGTCCGCCTTCGTTAAGTAATGATTTTAATTGGAGTAAAAAACCTGAAATTTTATTGAGTCTGCCACACATACCTGCACCATTCATTAGTAATAATATGGTGTCATACTTTTCATTTTGTATTAGCATAACATCTTTAGCTATTGCATTTTTAATACCACGTAGGGTACAGGCTTCAATAGCATTTTTAGAAATGTCAATAGCCGTAACATCTAGTTGTTTCTCATTTTGCAGGTATAAGCTGTGGCTACCTGCCCCGCAGCCTACATCTAGCACACGACCTTTAGCAAGCTGCAATGCTTTTTTCTCTAGTTTTGGCATTTTTTCATAGTCCCTAAAGAGATAGGCAACACTCATTTCATCTTCTTCAGATATAGAAGTTTCAGTCACTAAATCTTGCGGGTTATTATTTGTCTGGTAATCGAGTATGGCTTTGCCAAAAAGGTCTTTCATTTTTTTATACTTTTACGCCCTGATTGATAATATAATGTACCTGATGGACGATTTTTTAAAACAGCTCCCCAAGCTCGCCAAAGATAAGCATAACGAGAACAAAAAGTTTTTTGATAAGCTAAAAAAGAAAGCGCCTAAAAACTTAGATTATATTATGCAAGATTTGCATGATAAGGAGTTTGAAAAAACCGACTGTCTTACCTGTGCTAATTGCTGTAAAACTACAGGACCTTTATTTACTAGTGCCGATGTAGAGCGTATAGCCAAACACTTTAGGCAAAAGCCACAACAGTTTATAGAACAATACCTGCGTATTGACGAAGATAATGACTATGTACTACAAAGTGTGCCCTGTACTTTTTTAGATAATGAGAATTACTGTATGATATATGATGTGCGTCCTAAGGCGTGCCGTGAGTTTCCGCATACCGATAGGAAAAAGTTTCAGCAGATAAGTAATTTAACCCTGAAAAATGTAGCTATTTGTCCTGCAGCTTATAATATTGTAGAAGAAATGAAAAAGAAGATTGTTTAATTTTATAGCAACTTATAGTTTAAAACTGTAACATGAAAACAATAAGAGCGTTATTCTTTATTTATATTTTCTCTTATGCGGTGGCAATAGGGAGTACTTTTATTAATAATAATTTGATAGTGTCTTATAATATTGCAGATAGAGTTTTGGAGGCAGCTTTTGTATCGATACCCATTTTTATAGCACTTACTTTACTATATGCGATAATTAGATTGATTATTATTACCATTAAAGCAGTAAAAAATAAAAAGCCTTCATGTAATGAAGACTTTGATGGTTAAGCAGCAATTTGTGCTTCGCTTTGTTTTATTTCGGCAACAATAGCTTTTATAGTTTCAATTTTCTCTGTAACATAATCTATCAAGTTTTCAATTTGATCTTTCACATAGGTAAGAAAGTTAATTATATCTTCAATAAATTCTTTTATCTTACCTGCATACTGCATTATATAATCTATAAAGTTTTCAATTTTTTCGGCTATATCCATAGTAGGTTGTTTTTGTAGATTAATATGTACTGAAATTACAAAAATGCTATCATATTAAATAACACTTTGTAATAATATTAAGAAATAAAGTTTCTCCTCTTTAATAAATAAGGTACTTTTCTCTCACCTGTTTAAATTGATCGAGTCCAGTCTCCCAGCTTTTTCTAATTTCCTGTTCGGTCTTCCCGCTTTCTATTTGTAGTTGCAGTTGTTTAGTGCCCGCTAGTTTAGTGAAGAAGTTGTTGAAAAATTTAGATTTGTCTTGTGTATTGTTATAAGCATTGATAAGCCATTTCAGTTCTAATCTATTTATTCTTTCAACTTTAGTTAAGTTTTCGCCATAACACGTTTTACCATTATACGTCGGATCTTTAGCACCCTCGTTGGGCATTGGCATAAAACTGAAGTCTGTTCTTGGTAGGTATGGCGATCCATATATTTGGAACTGTTTATTAGTACCGCGTCCTACACTCACATTCGTGCCTTCAAAAAAGCAAAGGCTAGGGTATAAGTTTATAGATTGGCTATTAGGTAAGTTAGGCGATGGCTTTACAGGCAAGTCATAATCCATATCTCTTTTATAATTTGTACAAGGTATAACTGTAAGTTGACACCTTACATTATTTTTAAGCCACTCCTCTCCATTTATCATTCGGGCATATTCGCCTATAGTCATACCATGCAATACAGGTATAGGATGCATACCCACAAAACTCTCATGTTCTTTCTCTAATATAGGGCCATCAACAATACCGCCATTGGGGTTAGGTCTATCTAGTACTATTAACGGAATATTATTTTCGGCACAGGCTTCCATCACATAATGTAAAGAAGATATATAGGTGTAAAAACGTGCGCCCACATCCTGTAAGTCAAAAACCATAATATCAATACCTTCTAGTTGTTCAGGCTTCGGTTTTTTATTATTACCGTAAAGCGAAATTATTGGCAGTCCGGTTTTAGTGTCTTT comes from the Flavobacterium arcticum genome and includes:
- a CDS encoding YkgJ family cysteine cluster protein, translating into MDDFLKQLPKLAKDKHNENKKFFDKLKKKAPKNLDYIMQDLHDKEFEKTDCLTCANCCKTTGPLFTSADVERIAKHFRQKPQQFIEQYLRIDEDNDYVLQSVPCTFLDNENYCMIYDVRPKACREFPHTDRKKFQQISNLTLKNVAICPAAYNIVEEMKKKIV
- a CDS encoding exo-beta-N-acetylmuramidase NamZ family protein, whose product is MVSYSFFKNTFLFSILLLAACGNSAKSQKPEVNSQKKDNIVLIKENEPIKTGAENYEAYGSLLEGKKIGVVTNQTGIIPFTFRYTSTNEEGEDEPAYATDTISIVDFFLKGNENVAKIFAPEHGFRGTADAGELIKDGKDTKTGLPIISLYGNNKKPKPEQLEGIDIMVFDLQDVGARFYTYISSLHYVMEACAENNIPLIVLDRPNPNGGIVDGPILEKEHESFVGMHPIPVLHGMTIGEYARMINGEEWLKNNVRCQLTVIPCTNYKRDMDYDLPVKPSPNLPNSQSINLYPSLCFFEGTNVSVGRGTNKQFQIYGSPYLPRTDFSFMPMPNEGAKDPTYNGKTCYGENLTKVERINRLELKWLINAYNNTQDKSKFFNNFFTKLAGTKQLQLQIESGKTEQEIRKSWETGLDQFKQVREKYLIY
- a CDS encoding class I SAM-dependent methyltransferase — its product is MKDLFGKAILDYQTNNNPQDLVTETSISEEDEMSVAYLFRDYEKMPKLEKKALQLAKGRVLDVGCGAGSHSLYLQNEKQLDVTAIDISKNAIEACTLRGIKNAIAKDVMLIQNEKYDTILLLMNGAGMCGRLNKISGFLLQLKSLLNEGGQILLDSSDIIYMFDEDEDGGKWIPTDNEYYGEVVFNIGYKGDKEAPFNWMYIDYNTLQNAAHANGLECELVMEGEHYDYLAKLAIK